The proteins below come from a single Triticum aestivum cultivar Chinese Spring chromosome 5D, IWGSC CS RefSeq v2.1, whole genome shotgun sequence genomic window:
- the LOC123121912 gene encoding serine/threonine-protein kinase UCN-like, translating to MSTSSQAPSQPDTHEPRRHARLWRAIMQPAVGTGVMDIDLGAARAARVLGRGAMGTVFLVAAAGAEAEAGYALKVFDKRSHAAAPPGRAEDAARRARWEVSVLSWLAHPHLPSLLGRAETPDLLAWAMPYCAGGDLNELRRAQPDRVFSPAAVRFYAAELVSALADLHAAGIAYRDLKPENVLLRADGHVTLTDFDLSRLLPPKSPSASTCTSASSPCSSATPSPTAPKPQGRHYRHLRRIFARSESSVAASSGQEPHNLAWYLNRSDGGDDKLKKAKSARASTPLSRGKNHASFRSAASGGVACERSFSFVGTEEYVAPEVVRGDGHEFSVDWWALGVLVYEMAFGRTPFRGRNRKETFRNVLLREPEFSADVGRRWPDLTDLIARLLDKDPARRLGFSGGADEVRAHPFFAGVAWDLLGEVSRPPYIPPPADDIVACEGFGVVDYFQKLHQPPPQPDGSPESLPEF from the coding sequence ATGAGCACGTCCTCGCAAGCCCCTTCGCAGCCCGACACTCACGAGCCACGGCGCCACGCAAGGCTTTGGCGCGCGATCATGCAGCCCGCGGTCGGCACGGGCGTGATGGACATAGACCTCGGCGCGGCCCGGGCGGCGCGGGTGCTGGGCCGCGGCGCAATGGGCACGGTGTTcctggtcgccgccgccggcgccgaggCCGAGGCCGGGTACGCGCTCAAGGTCTTCGACAAGCGCTCCCACGCGGCGGCGCCGCCCGGGCGCGCGGAGGACGCCGCGCGGCGCGCGCGCTGGGAGGTGTCCGTGCTGTCCTGGCTCGCGCACCCGCACCTGCCGTCGCTGCTGGGCCGCGCCGAGACGCCCGACCTGCTCGCCTGGGCCATGCCCTACTGCGCCGGGGGCGACCTCAACGAGCTCCGCCGCGCGCAGCCCGACCGCGTCTTCTCCCCCGCCGCCGTCAGGTTCTACGCCGCCGAGCTCGTCTCCGCGCTCGCCGACCTCCACGCCGCCGGGATCGCATACCGCGACCTCAAGCCCGAGAACGTGCTCCTCCGCGCCGACGGCCACGTCACCCTCACCGACTTTGACCTCTCCCGGCTGCTCCCGCCCAAGTCCCCTTCCGCCTCCACGTGCACCTCCGCCTCGTCGCCGTGCTCGTCGGCTACGCCGTCGCCGACGGCGCCGAAGCCCCAGGGGCGACACTACCGCCACCTGCGCCGAATCTTCGCGAGAAGCGAGTCCTCGGTGGCGGCGTCGTCCGGGCAGGAACCCCACAACCTGGCATGGTACCTTAACAGaagcgacggcggcgacgacaagCTCAAGAAGGCCAAGTCCGCCAGGGCGTCGACGCCGTTGAGCCGCGGCAAGAACCACGCGAGCTTCCGCTCGGCCGCGAGCGGCGGCGTCGCGTGCGAGAGGTCCTTCTCGTTCGTGGGCACGGAGGAGTACGTGGCGCCGGAGGTGGTGAGGGGCGACGGCCACGAGTTCTCCGTCGACTGGTGGGCGCTCGGGGTGCTCGTGTACGAGATGGCGTTCGGGAGGACGCCGTTCCGCGGCCGGAACCGGAAGGAGACGTTCCGGAACGTGCTGCTCCGGGAGCCCGAGTTCTCGGCCGACGTCGGGCGGCGGTGGCCGGACCTCACCGACCTCATCGCGCGCCTGCTGGATAAGGACCCCGCGAGAAGGCTGGGCTTTTCCGGTGGCGCCGACGAGGTCAGGGCGCACCCGTTCTTCGCCGGGGTGGCGTGGGACTTGCTAGGGGAGGTGTCCCGGCCGCCGTACATCCCACCGCCGGCCGATGACATTGTGGCGTGCGAGGGATTCGGCGTGGTAGATTACTTCCAGAAGCTTCACCAGCCTCCACCGCAGCCGGACGGATCGCCAGAGTCCTTGCCAGAGTTCTGA